A region of Liolophura sinensis isolate JHLJ2023 chromosome 8, CUHK_Ljap_v2, whole genome shotgun sequence DNA encodes the following proteins:
- the LOC135473255 gene encoding uncharacterized protein LOC135473255, with product MWHQANDRTIITVDNANDRTTLAVDKTNDRTTITGNKTTGRTTTTVDKTKDRTIFTVDKANNRTTITVNKTNDRTTTTVDKTKDRTITTVDKANDRTTITVDKANNRTTITVNKSNDRTSITGNKTKDRTIITVDKANDRTTTTENKPTDRATITVNKPNDKTIITGDKTKDRSTIT from the coding sequence ATGTGGCATCAAGCAAACGACAGAACCATCATTACTGTGGACAACGCAAACGACAGAACTACTCTTGCTGTGGACAAAACAAACGACAGAACCACCATTACTGGGAACAAAACAACTGGCAGAACCACCACTACTGtggacaaaacaaaagacagaaCCATCTTTACTGTGGACAAAGCAAACAACAGAACTACCATTACtgtgaacaaaacaaatgacaGAACCACCACTACTGtggacaaaacaaaagacagaaCCATCACTACTGTAGACAAAGCAAACGACAGAACCACCATTACTGTGGATAAAGCAAACAACAGAACCACCATTACTGTGAACAAATCAAATGACAGAACCTCCATTACTGggaacaaaacaaaagacagaaCCATCATTACTGTGGACAAAGCAAATGACAGAACCACTACTACTGAGAACAAACCAACAGACAGAGCCACCATTACCGTGAACAAACCAAATGACAAAACCATCATTACTGgggacaaaacaaaagacagaTCCACCATTACATGA